In Geotalea uraniireducens, one genomic interval encodes:
- a CDS encoding CheB methylesterase domain-containing protein, producing the protein MFNGNIVIIGVSTGGPKTLETIFAGLPPLNAAVIIVLHIPSGTDRTFARRLNNVSTMPVTLAEHGSYLQTGHVYLVPGAMHLRLEGNSRLILFAGDRINFVRPSIDVAMTSLSKPLHGRIIGVVLTGMGKDGAEGIRHIKSIGGTTIAQDQDTSAIYGMPKAALQTGAVDFVLPCQTIGSKLHTLLDHSKDRTAAAD; encoded by the coding sequence TTGTTTAACGGTAACATCGTCATCATCGGCGTCTCTACCGGCGGTCCCAAAACCCTGGAAACGATCTTCGCCGGATTGCCGCCCCTCAATGCCGCAGTGATCATCGTGCTGCACATCCCCTCCGGCACCGATCGGACTTTTGCCAGGCGACTCAACAACGTTTCGACGATGCCGGTAACCTTGGCGGAGCACGGCAGCTATCTGCAGACCGGTCATGTCTATCTGGTCCCCGGCGCCATGCATTTGCGGCTGGAGGGGAACAGCCGGCTGATCCTCTTCGCCGGGGACCGGATCAACTTCGTCCGTCCCTCCATCGACGTGGCAATGACCTCGCTCAGCAAGCCGCTGCACGGCAGGATCATCGGCGTGGTCCTCACCGGCATGGGGAAGGACGGCGCCGAAGGAATCCGCCACATCAAGAGCATCGGCGGCACCACCATCGCCCAGGACCAGGACACGTCGGCCATTTACGGCATGCCGAAAGCCGCCCTGCAAACCGGGGCGGTCGACTTCGTTCTCCCCTGCCAGACAATCGGCTCCAAGCTCCACACTCTGTTAGATCATTCTAAAGATCGCACCGCAGCTGCCGACTAG
- a CDS encoding response regulator — MTGRVMLVDDEPFIREAIQIFFRSRGMEIVIAANAEECLDHLERGFRGIILMDIMMPRLDGWDTIREIVQRGLFPGNIIIMLTAKDEPDEKMNGLQEYVADYVAKPCAPQELLDTVSYYLGLLEPGVALV, encoded by the coding sequence ATGACCGGGAGAGTCATGCTCGTCGACGACGAGCCGTTCATCAGGGAAGCGATCCAAATCTTTTTCCGTTCCCGCGGCATGGAGATCGTCATTGCCGCCAATGCCGAGGAATGCCTCGACCACCTTGAGCGGGGGTTCCGGGGGATCATTCTCATGGACATCATGATGCCGCGGCTGGACGGCTGGGACACCATCCGGGAGATCGTCCAGCGGGGCCTTTTCCCTGGCAATATCATCATCATGCTGACGGCCAAGGATGAACCGGACGAAAAGATGAACGGCCTGCAGGAGTATGTCGCCGATTACGTTGCCAAACCGTGCGCGCCCCAGGAATTGCTCGACACCGTATCCTATTATCTCGGCCTGCTCGAACCCGGAGTCGCCCTTGTTTAA
- a CDS encoding HD-GYP domain-containing protein has protein sequence MLARKAVQIPLYDLISCLSDIIDLINPELVNHHQKVAYIAYRLGTELRFSSREISDLLLAGKLHDIGILSSSERIRSMQFETTSANAHAEIGYRLLSAFAPLAGVAQLIRHHHASWEEARNDRRGEILPGSQLLHLADRVAVLTVHCNGNLLSHSRTILETITAQRGTMFMPEAVTALERLAEKEFFWLDLCSSGVGNLLRRRVAQESIIVNLASLLDLARIFSRIIDFRSRFTATHSSGVAASAEALARLIGFSEHECTMMKIAGFLHDLGKLAVPTEILEKPAPLSSSERDLIRCHTFHTFRTLENIHDFALINAWASFHHECLDGSGYPFHLTRDELSLGSRIMAVADVFTAITEDRPYRRGMTNEQALATIGEMVERQALDPLVVDVLRANFTMINAVRMEAQAASIREYSELQQFIAEPAVRQPVPALG, from the coding sequence ATGTTGGCCCGCAAAGCAGTACAGATTCCCCTTTACGACCTGATTTCCTGTCTGTCCGACATCATCGACCTGATCAATCCGGAGTTGGTCAACCACCACCAGAAAGTTGCCTATATTGCCTATCGCCTCGGCACCGAACTGCGCTTTTCCAGCCGCGAGATCAGCGATCTGCTGCTGGCCGGCAAGCTCCACGACATCGGCATTCTCTCCAGCAGCGAGCGAATCAGGTCGATGCAGTTCGAAACGACATCGGCCAACGCCCATGCCGAAATCGGTTACCGGCTCCTCTCCGCCTTTGCCCCGCTGGCCGGAGTGGCGCAGCTGATCCGCCACCATCACGCCAGCTGGGAGGAAGCCCGCAACGACCGGCGGGGAGAAATTCTCCCCGGCAGCCAGCTGCTCCACCTCGCCGACCGGGTTGCCGTCCTGACGGTCCACTGTAACGGCAACCTGCTCAGCCACAGCCGGACGATTCTCGAAACAATTACCGCCCAGCGGGGAACCATGTTCATGCCGGAAGCGGTGACCGCCCTGGAACGGCTGGCGGAAAAGGAATTCTTCTGGCTCGACCTCTGCTCGTCCGGGGTCGGAAATCTGCTGCGCCGGCGAGTCGCCCAGGAAAGCATCATCGTCAATCTGGCCAGCCTGCTTGATCTGGCGCGGATCTTTTCCCGGATCATCGACTTCCGCAGCCGCTTCACCGCGACCCATTCCAGCGGCGTGGCGGCCAGCGCCGAAGCGCTCGCCCGGTTGATCGGCTTTTCGGAACACGAGTGCACGATGATGAAGATCGCCGGTTTTCTCCACGACCTGGGAAAACTGGCGGTCCCGACCGAAATCCTGGAAAAGCCGGCGCCCCTCTCCTCGTCGGAGCGGGACCTGATCCGCTGCCATACCTTCCACACCTTCCGCACTCTGGAGAATATCCACGATTTCGCCCTGATCAACGCCTGGGCATCGTTTCACCACGAATGCCTCGATGGCAGCGGCTACCCGTTCCATCTGACCAGGGACGAGCTCTCCCTCGGTTCCCGGATCATGGCGGTGGCCGACGTCTTCACCGCCATCACCGAAGACCGCCCCTACCGCCGCGGAATGACGAACGAGCAGGCGCTCGCCACCATCGGCGAGATGGTGGAGCGCCAGGCGCTCGATCCACTGGTGGTGGATGTCCTGCGGGCCAACTTCACGATGATCAACGCCGTCCGAATGGAGGCCCAGGCGGCCTCGATCCGGGAATACAGCGAGCTGCAGCAGTTCATTGCCGAACCGGCTGTCCGGCAGCCGGTCCCGGCGCTCGGCTAG
- a CDS encoding SlyX family protein: MNDRLTDLEIHCMHLEQTVQELHEALFSQQQVIDRLSGELQAVKAHLRALEPSPVRRPEEDEPPPHY; encoded by the coding sequence ATGAACGACCGGCTTACCGATCTGGAAATTCATTGCATGCACCTGGAACAGACCGTTCAGGAGTTGCACGAGGCGCTTTTTAGCCAGCAACAGGTCATCGACCGGCTCAGCGGCGAGCTGCAGGCGGTCAAGGCCCACCTCCGGGCACTCGAGCCATCGCCGGTGCGCCGGCCGGAAGAGGATGAACCGCCGCCTCACTACTGA
- a CDS encoding thioredoxin family protein, whose product MRPFPVSRRPLRRFMLPLIALALCLAGIARATAPPRPVTLHFFWEQGCPVCAKAAPFIAGLQQRYPNLRIIRYEVVEHPENLDLLVAMAKARGQELQGVPTVFVGRAMFVGFSAEIGRAIEERVRRCLSAGCTDSGDGTLVTAGDASAIDLPLVGRVDGGSLSLPLFTLMIAGLDSLNPCSIFVLFFLLSLLIHAHSRFRLAVVGGTFVFCSALIYFLFMAAWLNFFLFVGRNPLVTGAAGTVALLIAALNIKDFFLFGHSISLSIPATAKPRLFERMRRIMQSGSLPAMLAATCLLAIAANSYGLLCTAGFPMIFIRVLTLHPLPATSNLFYLLLYNLVHVIPLTAIVAFFAATLESRKLSEREGRRLKLSSGIMMLCLGLILLIRPVLLNSAGTALSILAAALGGSWLLVHLAEKRAGGVSE is encoded by the coding sequence ATGCGGCCTTTTCCGGTTTCCCGCCGCCCGCTGCGGCGTTTCATGCTGCCCCTTATCGCCCTGGCGCTCTGCCTCGCCGGCATCGCCCGGGCGACCGCTCCGCCGCGCCCCGTGACGCTTCATTTCTTCTGGGAACAGGGGTGCCCGGTCTGCGCCAAAGCCGCCCCGTTCATCGCCGGCCTGCAACAGCGCTACCCAAACCTGCGGATCATCCGTTACGAGGTGGTCGAGCATCCGGAAAATCTTGATCTGCTGGTCGCCATGGCCAAAGCCCGCGGCCAGGAGCTGCAAGGGGTGCCGACCGTCTTCGTCGGCCGGGCCATGTTCGTCGGTTTCTCGGCGGAGATCGGCCGGGCGATCGAGGAACGGGTCCGGCGCTGTCTGAGTGCCGGCTGCACCGATAGCGGCGACGGCACCCTGGTCACCGCCGGCGATGCGTCCGCCATCGACCTGCCGCTGGTCGGCCGGGTCGATGGCGGTTCGCTTTCGCTGCCGCTCTTCACCCTGATGATCGCCGGGCTGGACAGCCTCAATCCCTGCTCGATCTTCGTCCTCTTTTTCCTGCTCAGCCTGCTCATCCACGCCCATTCCCGCTTTCGCCTGGCCGTGGTCGGCGGCACGTTCGTCTTCTGCTCCGCCCTGATCTACTTCCTGTTCATGGCCGCCTGGCTCAACTTCTTTCTCTTCGTCGGCCGCAACCCGCTCGTTACGGGAGCGGCCGGCACGGTCGCCCTCCTGATCGCCGCCCTCAACATCAAGGACTTTTTCCTTTTCGGCCACAGCATTTCTCTGTCGATCCCGGCCACGGCCAAGCCGCGGCTCTTCGAGCGGATGCGGAGAATCATGCAGAGCGGCTCGCTGCCGGCAATGCTGGCGGCAACCTGCCTCCTCGCCATCGCGGCCAATTCCTACGGACTGCTTTGTACCGCCGGTTTTCCGATGATCTTCATCCGCGTTCTCACCCTCCATCCGTTACCGGCCACCAGCAACCTGTTTTACCTCCTCCTCTACAACCTCGTGCATGTGATCCCGCTGACAGCGATCGTCGCATTTTTCGCCGCCACCCTCGAAAGCCGCAAGCTCAGTGAGCGGGAAGGGCGCCGGCTGAAACTGAGCTCCGGCATCATGATGCTCTGCCTCGGCCTGATCCTCCTCATTCGGCCGGTGCTGCTGAACAGCGCCGGCACGGCGCTCTCCATCCTCGCCGCCGCCCTGGGCGGCTCCTGGCTGCTCGTCCATCTGGCCGAGAAACGGGCAGGCGGCGTCAGCGAATAA